From the Sulfolobales archaeon genome, the window ATGACCCCTTCCCCGCCCTGAAGGGCGGGGTTTTTGCTGGGGTCTCGGGTGTTACCCCCCTTTGCGGGGGCTACTCCGTTGTGGTGGACTATGCAGGATAGTGGTTTCTTTATATGCATAGGTGTTTTTCCTGTTGCTATCTTCATTATGTTTAGTGCTCCGTTTAGATCGCTGTGTAGCTTATGCCCCAGCGGGCATGTCACCACTCCTCTATGCTCTCTCCTAACTTCAACCTCGTGGTATGCACATCTGCTTGATGTGCCATATTCTATTACCTCATACACCCTCATACCATATTCCTGTGCCTTGAGCTCGATTGTTTGGATTAGCCTGTGGTATGACCAGATATTCACGCTAAACTTGTTACCACTATCCTGGGATATGTTATATGGATATCCTATGTATATCGTTGATACCCCGAGATCATGCAGCATTCTGATCAAATGAGAGGCTAATGTCCTGTATAGGTGTAATAATCTCCTATATAGCTTTCTGAATAGCCTCCTCCTCTCTCTTCTTAGTTCCTCAGCCGCCTCAAACTCACCTATATTCCTTGCTATGGCTTCTAGAGATTGTATCCCTGCTATCCTCTTCTCGAAGTAGAAGTAGTCCTCCTTAGCCCTCACACCCTTGTACAAGAGCCAGGTACCATCATCAACAACAACGCTTGCCATAACATTGATACCAAGATCAATCGAGGCTATCCTATCACCCTTTGGAGAGGCTATCTGGATAGTTTTTCTCTCGCCCCTGACAATATGCATGGCTTTATTGCCATTCTTTGTTGTCTCTACACCGACCTCGACTGGTATGTGTGCGTACC encodes:
- a CDS encoding transposase, with product MPPFMNKVSPPGYWKDREGKRRKIIVVRQDRFVVDVERRKLILKDFNMEIEFVGRLRWYGKQGRLEIIYDDAVNRWYAHIPVEVGVETTKNGNKAMHIVRGERKTIQIASPKGDRIASIDLGINVMASVVVDDGTWLLYKGVRAKEDYFYFEKRIAGIQSLEAIARNIGEFEAAEELRRERRRLFRKLYRRLLHLYRTLASHLIRMLHDLGVSTIYIGYPYNISQDSGNKFSVNIWSYHRLIQTIELKAQEYGMRVYEVIEYGTSSRCAYHEVEVRREHRGVVTCPLGHKLHSDLNGALNIMKIATGKTPMHIKKPLSCIVHHNGVAPAKGGNTRDPSKNPALQGGEGVIYPILGLFLTTIWPTLYLLSRFIAFTIYLSSS